GAGACAGGCTGTAACAAATCCTGATAGTACAATTGCGGCTGCAAAAAGAAAAATGGGTTCAGACTATATTTTTAAAATTCAAGATAAAAATTACAAACCTCAACAAATTTCTGCATTTATCCTTCAAAAAATAAAAAAAGACGCTGAAGCTTTCATAGGCGAACCAGTCAGCAAAGCTGTAATTACAGTTCCTGCGTATTTTGATGATAATCAACGTCAAGCAACTAAAGATGCTGGAACTATTGCAGGTCTTGATGTTGTAAGAATAATAAATGAACCAACAGCTGCATCGTTGGCATTTGGATTAGATAAAACTAAACAAGATATGAAAATTATTGTATTGGATTTTGGTGGTGGAACGTTAGATGTTACAATTATGGAAGTGAATGGTGGCGTATTTGAAGTATTGAGTATTGGTGATGCGCAATTAAGTGGAACTGACATGGATAAAGTAGTAATTAATTACATTCTTGATGAATTTAAGAAAAAAGAAGGAATTGATCTATCTAAAGATAGTACTGCAATGGCTAGAGTTAGAGAAGCTGCAGAGAAAGCAAAAATTGAACTTTCAACTATTATGGAAACTGACATTAATCTTCCTTTCATTTCTCATGATCCCTCATCTGGTGCAAAAAATCTTGAACTAAGACTAACAAGAGCAAAACTTGATGATTTAATTCGCCCAATTATTCAACGATGTAAACCTTCTATAGAAAAAGCACTTGAGGATGCTAAAATATCAAAAACAGATGTTAGCAAAATTGTGATGGTTGGGGAACCTACAAGAATTCCACTAGTGAAAAAATTTGTTGGTGAAGTTCTT
The sequence above is drawn from the Nitrosarchaeum sp. genome and encodes:
- a CDS encoding Hsp70 family protein, which produces RQAVTNPDSTIAAAKRKMGSDYIFKIQDKNYKPQQISAFILQKIKKDAEAFIGEPVSKAVITVPAYFDDNQRQATKDAGTIAGLDVVRIINEPTAASLAFGLDKTKQDMKIIVLDFGGGTLDVTIMEVNGGVFEVLSIGDAQLSGTDMDKVVINYILDEFKKKEGIDLSKDSTAMARVREAAEKAKIELSTIMETDINLPFISHDPSSGAKNLELRLTRAKLDDLIRPIIQRCKPSIEKALEDAKISKTDVSKIVMVGEPTRIPLVKKFVGEVLGKEPESGIDPMEAVAMGAAIQAGIIAGDNSLADERKKILIYLLQKAQDVINTYHKNESEFFSKCNFSIEFAQETDEAFGFVDGTKPNYRIGIHVLFYRFTEADKRFITMTMVHELLHIIHADWNENQVRYEEYRLANLAGYFDILQKRDMAYLKRVRNLRDLSKA